Proteins encoded in a region of the Triplophysa rosa linkage group LG6, Trosa_1v2, whole genome shotgun sequence genome:
- the si:ch211-214p13.7 gene encoding uncharacterized protein si:ch211-214p13.7 isoform X2, with amino-acid sequence MGCSLSCSRGSSTETGETKHEEAADNDDQSDMNKKGSPTEDVLYASIDHNNLKPERQPREDADSDCDYAVVRIPEMRTDTAKHKSSEDCSDDYVLMG; translated from the exons ATGGGATGTTCTTTAAGCTGCAGTCGAGGGTCATCTACAGAGACTGG CGAAACGAAACATGAGGAAGCTG CTGATAATGACGACCAGAGTGACATGAACAAAAAG GGGTCGCCCACTGAAGATGTCCTCTACGCCTCCATTGACCACAACAATCTCAAACCAGAAAGGCAGCCTCGAGAGGATGCGGACAGTGATTGTGATTATGCAGTTGTAAGGATTCCTGAGATGAGGACAGATACAGCCAAACACAAAAGCAGTGAGGACTGTTCAGATGATTATGTGCTCATGGGCTGA
- the si:ch211-214p13.7 gene encoding uncharacterized protein si:ch211-214p13.7 isoform X1 produces MGCSLSCSRGSSTETGETKHEEAADNDDQSDMNKKSSLQPQGSPTEDVLYASIDHNNLKPERQPREDADSDCDYAVVRIPEMRTDTAKHKSSEDCSDDYVLMG; encoded by the exons ATGGGATGTTCTTTAAGCTGCAGTCGAGGGTCATCTACAGAGACTGG CGAAACGAAACATGAGGAAGCTG CTGATAATGACGACCAGAGTGACATGAACAAAAAG TCTTCTCTTCAACCACAGGGGTCGCCCACTGAAGATGTCCTCTACGCCTCCATTGACCACAACAATCTCAAACCAGAAAGGCAGCCTCGAGAGGATGCGGACAGTGATTGTGATTATGCAGTTGTAAGGATTCCTGAGATGAGGACAGATACAGCCAAACACAAAAGCAGTGAGGACTGTTCAGATGATTATGTGCTCATGGGCTGA
- the LOC130555485 gene encoding uncharacterized protein K02A2.6-like isoform X1 — MDFTEEDVNNFDVLKEKFRSHCEPRKNLTYLRHLFFTRAQAPNELIDAYVTDLKNKAKECEFAQLTESLIRDRIVCGVSNDQIRARLLREPDLDLKKAIDICRASEITKKQIKALHEETEATVNKISKMKFTKISPEKSATSSTVSKKEKCTRCGYSHEPRKCPAFGQICKVCRRKNHFGRMCKTQKQIDKSKYSTKKVHEIGQEDFTELFIGAIEEEQAKNKVKMQINEVNDATAVNKDKWTETLKINKSSISFKLDTGAECNVISYKDFQAVAGNSVSLCKSNCVLVAYSGHKMEPKGKAKLICQFKDNEAEIEFQVLEKDSPAILGRLACTELGLVKRIYKVDCDENTHILKEFDDVFNGLGCIPGSHHIKIDPAVVPVIHPPRRVPIALKDRIKTELNRMESLGVIEKQTEPTDWVNSLVTVVKPNKLRICIDPKDLNRAIKREHFPLKTVEEVVSEMPNANIFSVLDANHGFWQIQLDEESSKLCTFNTPFGRYRFKRLPFGVSSAPEVFQKCIAQRLEDLEGVVNIMDDILVWGENVEQHDARLRRLLERVRSINLKLNREKCKIRMDEIKYIGHVLSGEGLKPDPDKIKAIVEMYEPQDKSALMRFLGVVQYLAKFIPNLSENSAPLRKLLESGVEWHWEF; from the coding sequence ATGGATTTTACTGAGGAGGACGTTAATAATTTTGATGTACTGAAAGAAAAGTTCAGAAGTCACTGTGAACCAAGAAAAAATCTTACATATCTTAGACACTTGTTCTTCACTCGGGCACAAGCACCAAACGAATTGATAGATGCATACGTGACTGATTTAAAAAACAAGGCTAAAGAATGTGAATTCGCACAGTTGACAGAATCACTGATCCGAGACCGCATAGTGTGTGGTGTGAGCAATGATCAAATAAGAGCTAGACTCTTGAGAGAACCTGATTTGGATCTGAAAAAAGCCATAGATATCTGCAGAGCGAgtgaaatcacaaaaaaacagaTTAAAGCGCTCCACGAAGAAACTGAAGctacagtaaacaaaataagtaaaatgaAGTTTACAAAGATTTCACCTGAGAAGAGTGCTACTTCAAGTACAGTGTCGAAGAAAGAAAAGTGTACTAGATGCGGTTACAGCCACGAGCCAAGGAAGTGTCCTGCATTTGGACAAATTTGCAAGGTATGTCGCAGAAAAAATCACTTCGGCAGGatgtgcaaaacacaaaaacaaatagaCAAATCAAAGTATTCGACGAAGAAAGTACATGAGATTGGTCAAGAGGATTTCACAGAGTTGTTCATTGGGGCCATTGAAGAGGAACAGGCTAAAAACAAAGTCAAGATGCAAATCAATGAAGTAAATGATGCCACAGCAGTGAACAAAGACAAATGGACTGAAAcgctaaaaataaacaaaagctcAATTTCTTTTAAATTGGATACCGGAGCAGAGTGCAACGTAATCTCGTACAAAGACTTTCAAGCAGTTGCAGGGAATTCAGTGTCACTGTGCAAATCTAACTGCGTGTTAGTTGCATATTCCGGCCACAAGATGGAGCCAAAGGGTAAAGCAAAGCTCATTTGCCAGTTTAAAGACAATGAAGCTGAGATTGAGTTCCAAGTCCTTGAGAAAGATTCCCCTGCGATCCTTGGAAGACTGGCGTGCACAGAGTTAGGACTGGTCAAAAGAATCTACAAAGTAGACTGTGAcgaaaacacacacatcctgAAGGAGTTTGATGATGTGTTCAACGGCTTGGGGTGCATACCAGGTTCGCATCACATCAAGATTGATCCAGCCGTGGTACCTGTGATACATCCTCCCAGAAGAGTTCCCATAGCCCTAAAAGACAGAATAAAGACAGAACTTAACAGAATGGAAAGCCTTGGAGTAATCGAGAAACAAACCGAACCAACAGATTGGGTCAATAGTTTGGTGACTGTCGTAAAGCCGAACAAACTTCGAATTTGCATTGACCCAAAAGATTTGAACAGAGCCATAAAAAGAGAACACTTTCCACTGAAGACAGTCGAAGAAGTGGTGAGTGAGATgccaaatgcaaacattttctCAGTGTTGGATGCTAACCATGGATTTTGGCAGATCCAATTAGATGAGGAAAGTTCCAAGCTTTGCACATTCAATACACCTTTCGGAAGATACCGTTTCAAAAGGTTACCTTTCGGTGTATCTTCAGCTCCTGAAGTTTTCCAGAAGTGCATAGCTCAAAGGCTTGAAGACCTGGAAGGGGTCGTAAACATCATGGATGATATACTGGTGTGGGGAGAAAATGTGGAACAGCATGATGCAAGGCTAAGGCGACTTCTAGAAAGAGTaaggagcataaatttaaaattaaatcgGGAAAAGTGCAAGATCAGAATGGATGAAATAAAGTACATTGGGCATGTACTGAGTGGAGAAGGTCTGAAGCCAGACCCAGACAAGATCAAAGCAATTGTGGAGATGTACGAACCACAAGACAAATCAGCTTTAATGAGGTTTCTTGGCGTGGTTCAATACCTCGCAAAgtttattccaaacctgtcagAGAATAGCGCACCGCTGAGGAAACTTCTGGAAAGTGGTGTGGAGTGGCACTGGGAGTTTTGA
- the zgc:113337 gene encoding OX-2 membrane glycoprotein, whose amino-acid sequence MFVVSLARCLQMCLSLVMVSRLQGRVSAPARLEAQADKPFTLSCTLVKARGESVHQIRWLDVQNQTLITYQPGQQDSVSGQQHVELAASARDASAITIKRVSYRDEGCYTCIFEIYNKGSREGQTCLTVTATVISDGNMTVVAGKEAILGCRYGLPDKVKQVLWKKIVNKAESHDVAFFAKQSDPVIDEEYVDRASLSPSLSDTHLALWPVRTEDEGCYTCEFHTYPEGIKTATGCLTIYVLPKPQVSYKTTSPGVIEANCTAVARPQAEIVWNVEGNNRTIGPPVSTVIQQSDGTTLVISTLIVQAGLLKDVSVKCLVHHKGLETAIAVSMNTKIGTALAILISVTTVAFLLVLCLCFCLWKCVLRKDEHEEHNLPRRGTREQEAGS is encoded by the exons ATGTTTGTGGTCTCCTTGGCAAGATGTCTACAGATGTGTCTGTCTTTGGTAATGGTGTCCAGACTGCAAG GCAGGGTCTCAGCTCCAGCACGTCTGGAGGCTCAAGCTGACAAACCCTTCACTCTGAGCTGTACGCTTGTCAAGGCTAGAGGGGAATCGGTTCATCAGATCCGCTGGCTGGACGTACAGAACCAGACCTTAATCACTTACCAGCCCGGTCAGCAGGACAGTGTGAGTGGTCAACAGCACGTGGAGCTTGCTGCCTCTGCACGCGATGCGAGTGCTATCACCATCAAGAGAGTCAGCTACAGAGATGAGGGCTGTTACACCTGCATCTTTGAGATTTATAACAAGGGCTCACGGGAGGGACAGACCTGCCTTACTGTTACAG CAACAGTGATCTCAGACGGTAATATGACTGTTGTGGCTGGTAAAGAAGCAATCCTGGGTTGTCGGTACGGCCTGCCAGATAAAGTCAAGCAGGTATTGTGGAAGAAGATAGTGAATAAGGCAGAATCCCACGATGTCGCGTTTTTCGCAAAGCAGAGTGACCCTGTAATTGACGAAGAGTATGTGGACCGTGCGAGTCTGAGCCCTTCGCTATCTGACACACATCTTGCACTGTGGCCGGTCAGAACTGAAGATGAGGGCTGCTATACCTGCGAGTTCCACACGTACCCAGAAGGCATCAAGACCGCTACAGGTTGCCTCACTATATATG TACTGCCCAAACCTCAAGTAAGCTACAAGACCACATCTCCAGGAGTGATCGAGGCAAACTGTACCGCTGTTGCTCGGCCACAGGCTGAAATAGTGTGGAATGTAGAAGGTAATAATAGGACCATCGGTCCACCTGTGTCCACTGTTATCCAGCAGAGTGACGGGACCACACTGGTCATCAGTACATTGATAGTACAGGCTGGACTCTTGAAGGATGTTTCAGTCAAATGTCTTGTTCACCACAAAGGACTGGAGACTGCCATTGCTGTTTCTATGAACACTAAGA TTGGCACAGCACTCGCTATCCTGATCTCCGTGACGACTGTCGCTTTTCTCCTGGTTCTTTGCCTCTGTTTCTGTTTGTGGAAGTGTGTCCTACGTAAGGATG AGCATGAAGAACACAACTTACCAAGAAGAGGCACAAGAGAACAAGAAGCAGGCAGCTGA